Proteins encoded within one genomic window of Candidatus Zixiibacteriota bacterium:
- a CDS encoding SDR family oxidoreductase produces MDLGIKGKVALVTGASAGLGLAAATALAAEGARVAINSRSMANLEKAAVQLKDKIGYSPTIVAGDLSIEGVPEKIVDEVKSRLGKIDILVVNAGGPPPGKFLQHTKETWRQSAELTLFSAINLVRVAVPDMINAKWGRIIFITSVAVKQPIDNLIISNTLRAGVTGFAKSISNELAASGITVNTVCPGYTDTERLKVLAGNIASSSGKSIEEAYLGWTGSIPVGRVGKPEELAALIAFLASEKASFISGTAIPVDGGYYKGLL; encoded by the coding sequence ATGGATCTGGGGATAAAGGGCAAAGTTGCCCTGGTGACCGGCGCCTCCGCCGGTTTGGGGTTAGCCGCGGCTACGGCACTTGCCGCCGAAGGGGCCAGAGTGGCGATCAATTCGCGCTCGATGGCGAATCTGGAAAAAGCGGCCGTTCAGCTTAAGGATAAAATCGGTTATAGTCCGACTATCGTGGCGGGCGACTTATCAATTGAAGGTGTCCCGGAAAAAATCGTGGATGAGGTCAAATCGAGGCTGGGGAAAATTGATATTCTGGTGGTCAATGCAGGCGGCCCGCCGCCGGGGAAATTTCTCCAGCATACCAAAGAGACTTGGCGCCAATCAGCCGAGCTGACCTTATTTTCCGCCATTAATCTGGTGCGAGTAGCGGTTCCGGACATGATTAATGCAAAGTGGGGGAGAATCATCTTTATCACTTCCGTTGCGGTCAAGCAGCCTATAGATAATCTAATTATCTCCAATACTCTCCGGGCCGGTGTGACCGGTTTTGCCAAATCGATTTCCAATGAGTTGGCGGCATCCGGAATAACCGTGAATACAGTCTGTCCCGGCTATACCGATACCGAACGGCTTAAGGTTCTGGCGGGAAATATCGCCTCGAGCTCGGGGAAAAGTATTGAAGAGGCATATCTGGGTTGGACCGGGAGCATACCAGTCGGCCGTGTGGGGAAACCGGAGGAGTTAGCCGCCCTGATCGCCTTTCTGGCTTCAGAAAAGGCCTC